In Nitrosomonas ureae, the sequence GACTCCGTGATGGCGTTGCTAACAGTATCCATTGACTTGGGAATTAGCCGCACCGGTGATTTCCTGGCAATGAGTTTTCTGCTGATTATTAGCGCAATGATCATAATAGTTGCGGTTGACGTGCCATTTCAAATTTGGGAACACGCGAAGCAATTACGCATGACGCAAGAAGAAGTTCGTAAAGAATACAAGGAAAGCGAAGGCGATCCGTACGTCAAGGCCCGCATCCGTAACCTGCAACGAGAGGCTGCACGTCGTCGCATGATGTCTGAAATTCCCAAAGCAGATGTCATTGTCACCAATCCGACACACTATGCTGTGGCATTGCGTTATCAGAGTAACATGCGCGCTCCTAAAGTTGTTGCGAAAGGAGTGCATTTACTGGCTGCGCGTATTCGAGAGATTGCTACGGAGCATCGCATACCCATTCTTGAGGCCCCTCCGCTTGCACGGGCTTTGTATCACCACACGGAACTGGAAAGTGAGATACCGGAAAAACTGTATACCGCAGTGGCCGAAGTTTTGGCTTACGTTTTTCAGTTACGGCGATATAACGAATATGGCGGTGCTGAACCGAGGCCACCGGTTGATGTGCCTGTTCCGGATGAACTGGATCAGGCAAAGCTTGCGGTTTAGTTGAGTGAGTAACTTTTAAATTAATTTTTCTTTAAGTTTTTTTTCGGAAACTATGAATACTGCGGTTGCATTGTCATCCTTAGCAAATATTGGTAATTTCAGGACCTTGGCTGGACCAGTCCTGATTATTATGATCCTGGCCATGATGGTGTTGCCATTGCCGCCTTTTATACTGGATCTATTGTTTACCTTTAATATCGCTATTGCCATTATCGTGCTCATGGTGAGTTTATACACTAAGAATCCTCTAGATTTTGCGGTATTCCCGACCATCCTGTTGATCACAACTTTGTTGCGATTATCGTTAAATATCG encodes:
- the flhB gene encoding flagellar biosynthesis protein FlhB, producing MSEESDLERTEEATPRRLEKAREEGQVVRSQELTSFTLLMAAAVGILMLGSALMEKLVKIMQSGMQLDRELAFRSELMINRFYEFAIEGLISIGPLLFLLLIVAFFAPMLLSGWLVSAKAVIPDFKRIDPIKGFVRIFSMRSLIELIKAILKTILIGGVAALVIWHNKDSVMALLTVSIDLGISRTGDFLAMSFLLIISAMIIIVAVDVPFQIWEHAKQLRMTQEEVRKEYKESEGDPYVKARIRNLQREAARRRMMSEIPKADVIVTNPTHYAVALRYQSNMRAPKVVAKGVHLLAARIREIATEHRIPILEAPPLARALYHHTELESEIPEKLYTAVAEVLAYVFQLRRYNEYGGAEPRPPVDVPVPDELDQAKLAV